A single genomic interval of Clostridium facile harbors:
- a CDS encoding TrbC/VirB2 family protein, with the protein MKKMTKKCIAAVSSLMMAAMCSIHAFAEEGNVDTTEITTGIDDLGDLLRKFGPNIFFVLLVLVGVALMFGESGRRWGKTAILFGVIGFLVVTFAPAIVSTLQSYFPA; encoded by the coding sequence ATGAAAAAAATGACAAAGAAATGTATCGCTGCTGTCAGCAGCCTAATGATGGCAGCCATGTGTTCCATTCATGCTTTTGCGGAAGAAGGAAACGTGGATACCACAGAAATCACAACAGGAATTGATGACCTTGGGGATTTGCTCCGCAAATTCGGTCCGAATATATTCTTTGTACTTTTAGTCCTTGTCGGTGTCGCCTTGATGTTTGGGGAATCCGGCAGACGTTGGGGTAAGACGGCAATTCTATTCGGCGTGATTGGCTTCCTTGTTGTAACCTTTGCGCCAGCCATTGTGTCCACCCTCCAATCATATTTCCCAGCATAG
- a CDS encoding VirD4-like conjugal transfer protein, CD1115 family, which yields MKLHRKELKKRFLADKKQLLSANEILTNKKILIGICLGISLLSFILFHVIIQLFTHIPHIAAGSFSWLSLFSFDFEHFGLLYLALCLLSCCIGMYFYYKIQTNFKDLNIGQKGDARFLTFSEVKQVYKAIPEKEKTFPGRGGLPVYRDGKTLYIDDSITNNLIVAITRSGKGELLVIPSIDILSRAEEQTSMIVFDVKGELSRACIPHLLERGYRINILDLIDTDYSMYFNLLEIATQYYERGDISSAEEICRATAFSLFEEPNTHDRFWVNAPIDLFCAVALTHIEDCLQSGERNKINMYSVTIFISTLESIKNPQRKESALDEFFLSRPYNDKARLKYTTIQFSEGKTRASILSICAAKLSIFTYEKIAKVTSKNTIDLEKIGFDQEKPTAVFLRVPFHKTTFHAIASIFVAQAYFVLMDKAAMQNKGKCIRPVKVIADEAFNFPAMENLDVMLSVGLGAKFSMDLYAQSYHQIKKVYGEDAAEIIADNCSTMFYLMSPAESTREMVSKKLGKYTIKNVNRAGHRFSINKSFTETYEEKDLLSPNQLERLQEGEMVVIPTMKRQDLNSNKISALPIFASGEHRMRYRYDYLPEWNPQADMDYVRLGIQPETINLDEVTYLLAFIQDRVLQDRKPKTNKLTDVLNTNELQSIENCLANNQIDLDLSQYTVKSFYELLVQLYQNGDISSTDFQVIERFLIK from the coding sequence ATGAAATTACATAGAAAAGAATTAAAGAAACGATTTTTGGCGGACAAAAAACAGCTTTTGTCCGCCAATGAAATTTTGACAAACAAGAAGATACTCATTGGAATATGCCTTGGGATATCCCTACTATCGTTTATCCTGTTCCACGTTATCATCCAGCTATTTACCCATATTCCTCATATCGCTGCCGGTTCTTTTTCGTGGCTTTCCTTGTTTTCTTTTGATTTTGAGCATTTCGGTTTGTTGTACCTTGCCCTGTGTTTGTTGTCCTGCTGTATCGGGATGTATTTCTATTACAAAATCCAAACCAACTTCAAGGACTTAAACATCGGACAAAAGGGAGATGCAAGGTTTTTGACGTTTTCAGAAGTGAAGCAGGTATACAAGGCGATACCGGAGAAAGAAAAAACGTTTCCGGGACGTGGCGGCTTGCCGGTCTACCGGGATGGTAAAACGCTATATATTGACGACAGTATCACCAACAATCTGATTGTGGCGATTACCCGTTCCGGTAAAGGGGAGTTATTGGTGATCCCCTCCATAGATATCCTGTCCCGTGCAGAGGAACAAACCAGTATGATTGTTTTTGATGTCAAAGGGGAATTATCCCGTGCCTGTATTCCCCATCTGTTAGAACGGGGATACAGAATCAACATACTGGATTTGATTGATACTGACTACAGCATGTATTTTAATTTATTGGAAATTGCGACACAGTATTATGAAAGGGGCGATATTTCATCCGCAGAGGAAATATGCAGGGCAACCGCTTTTTCTTTGTTTGAAGAACCCAATACTCATGATCGGTTTTGGGTCAACGCTCCGATTGATTTGTTTTGCGCTGTTGCCTTAACGCACATCGAAGATTGTTTGCAATCAGGCGAACGGAATAAGATCAACATGTATTCCGTTACTATCTTTATTTCCACATTGGAATCCATCAAAAACCCTCAACGAAAAGAATCTGCTTTGGATGAATTCTTCCTGTCCCGCCCGTATAACGACAAGGCAAGACTCAAATACACCACCATACAATTTTCTGAAGGCAAAACAAGGGCTTCTATCCTGTCTATCTGCGCCGCTAAATTGTCCATTTTCACCTATGAAAAGATAGCGAAGGTGACAAGCAAGAATACCATTGATTTAGAAAAAATCGGCTTTGATCAGGAGAAACCAACGGCGGTTTTTCTCCGTGTTCCTTTTCATAAGACAACCTTCCATGCCATCGCCAGTATCTTTGTGGCGCAGGCATATTTTGTCTTGATGGATAAGGCTGCTATGCAGAATAAAGGGAAATGTATCCGTCCTGTGAAGGTCATAGCGGACGAAGCATTTAACTTCCCCGCCATGGAAAACCTCGATGTCATGCTGTCAGTTGGATTGGGCGCAAAATTCAGTATGGATTTATATGCACAGTCCTATCACCAGATCAAAAAAGTGTATGGAGAGGACGCAGCGGAAATCATTGCCGATAACTGCTCCACCATGTTTTATCTGATGTCCCCCGCAGAATCCACACGGGAGATGGTAAGCAAAAAACTCGGAAAATACACCATCAAAAACGTGAACCGGGCTGGACACAGGTTTTCCATCAACAAGAGCTTTACCGAGACCTATGAGGAGAAGGATCTGCTTTCCCCCAATCAGCTGGAACGGTTGCAGGAGGGTGAAATGGTGGTAATTCCGACCATGAAACGACAAGATTTAAACAGCAACAAAATATCTGCTTTGCCCATCTTTGCAAGCGGCGAACACCGGATGAGATACCGTTATGATTACCTGCCAGAATGGAATCCACAAGCGGATATGGACTATGTGAGGTTAGGGATTCAGCCAGAAACAATCAATCTAGATGAGGTCACATATCTGCTGGCGTTTATACAAGATAGGGTTTTGCAAGATAGGAAACCAAAAACCAACAAACTCACTGATGTGTTAAACACCAACGAGTTGCAGTCAATTGAAAATTGTCTTGCAAACAATCAAATAGACCTGGATTTATCCCAGTACACGGTAAAGTCCTTTTATGAATTACTGGTACAGCTTTATCAAAATGGGGATATCTCCAGTACGGATTTTCAGGTAATCGAAAGATTTTTGATAAAATGA
- a CDS encoding type II toxin-antitoxin system Phd/YefM family antitoxin, whose product MNIRPSAAIRQNYNEIAELCRKTAEPVYLTKNGEGDLVVMDMETFNRREKMLKLREELLAVEEDRLHGNEGYSVDEVAAMMRNAIQEATGRG is encoded by the coding sequence ATGAATATACGTCCATCCGCCGCCATTCGGCAAAACTACAATGAAATAGCGGAACTGTGCAGAAAAACTGCGGAACCGGTCTATCTGACCAAAAATGGTGAAGGAGATTTGGTTGTCATGGATATGGAAACCTTCAACCGCAGGGAAAAAATGCTAAAACTCCGGGAAGAATTATTGGCAGTAGAGGAAGATCGTTTGCATGGTAATGAAGGATATTCTGTAGACGAAGTTGCCGCAATGATGAGAAATGCTATTCAGGAGGCAACCGGCCGTGGATAA
- a CDS encoding type II toxin-antitoxin system RelE/ParE family toxin has translation MLFRRQPAVDNKYKVVVSKQATQMLVSHAAFLAQVNAEAAERLVVSFENAANSLDTMPQRCPWLMEEYIPRNVYHYLLFEKRYMIVFQIKDNTVYVDYVLDCRQDYGWLIH, from the coding sequence ATGCTATTCAGGAGGCAACCGGCCGTGGATAATAAATATAAAGTGGTTGTATCCAAACAAGCAACACAAATGCTGGTATCCCATGCGGCGTTTTTAGCGCAGGTGAATGCGGAAGCTGCGGAACGGCTGGTTGTATCGTTTGAAAATGCAGCAAATTCGCTGGACACCATGCCGCAAAGATGCCCTTGGTTGATGGAAGAATATATCCCACGCAATGTATATCATTACTTGCTATTTGAAAAACGGTATATGATTGTATTTCAAATTAAAGATAATACAGTATATGTAGATTATGTCCTTGATTGCCGACAGGATTATGGATGGCTTATCCACTAA
- a CDS encoding pLS20_p028 family conjugation system transmembrane protein gives MPKNNDERSAKAIDAYGTLTTYDDLFSTTNNPFLYIIRILGWWIIRGLASLVGGVESIVNDLMSHINFFESAEVTGFMSTIRPIIWSLLLIGIVVLGYNLMFNQSEKKSQIPVNLLCFVLIITGLPTFLSQISGITTTGIQTFWGSNSVSSQILKSCVQDLSYYDENDFSVEALQQKNNIAEEKIEKIDPATLMKPKDCKNDDVFSNQISFNTDGTEKLTKLSDGLFGWDAMSSYYYRYKIDWLAIYISLIAMFLALLFAAIKTGKIIFEIGFNGIFLLFVAPLDLTVGQRLKKCVLELLSLFLVLICMCLVVRVYVFGVAWVSDTFEGLSKAICLLGFSWGMIDAPNIIQKILGIDAGLSSGFKTMASVYYASRTAWGAAKGAASVAKKAAGAGTAAMGYTAGTAKGIYDFAGQKQSKKASHQETTEQKGKMSGQNIEDGKQATKDQETPVKEKGAQNQQAQNQRETIPDKPQTDRQSEPKINASSEDTQAKPNIPTPDMDSKNHKDGQKEQEKHQPVQQDVAQAKEPSQKKDNRDYTTTLGDVVKSKLPSGHRIGQAYDVGRNTALQGLQKIDGYVQKQNSGETPSLKPESKVVDHPPESTEIHKKRRKNHDKD, from the coding sequence ATGCCTAAAAATAACGATGAAAGGAGTGCAAAGGCTATCGATGCATATGGAACTTTAACGACCTATGATGATTTATTCAGTACCACAAACAATCCTTTTTTGTACATCATCCGGATATTAGGCTGGTGGATTATTAGGGGGCTTGCTTCCCTTGTCGGCGGCGTAGAATCCATCGTGAATGATTTAATGTCCCATATCAATTTCTTTGAGAGCGCAGAAGTCACAGGCTTCATGTCCACTATCCGCCCGATTATCTGGAGCCTGCTGCTCATTGGTATTGTGGTGTTGGGATATAACCTCATGTTCAACCAGAGCGAAAAGAAATCACAGATTCCTGTCAACTTGCTGTGTTTTGTCCTGATCATCACGGGATTGCCTACTTTTTTGTCCCAGATTTCCGGTATCACAACAACGGGCATCCAGACGTTTTGGGGTTCCAATTCGGTCAGCAGTCAGATTCTAAAATCCTGTGTGCAGGATTTATCCTACTATGATGAAAACGACTTCTCGGTAGAAGCATTGCAGCAGAAAAACAATATCGCAGAAGAAAAGATTGAGAAGATAGACCCCGCCACATTGATGAAACCAAAAGACTGCAAAAACGATGATGTGTTCAGCAACCAGATTTCTTTTAATACAGACGGTACAGAAAAACTTACAAAATTAAGCGATGGCTTGTTCGGATGGGACGCTATGTCCTCCTACTATTACCGATACAAGATAGACTGGCTGGCGATATATATTTCCCTGATCGCCATGTTTTTGGCTCTGCTCTTTGCGGCGATTAAGACCGGAAAAATTATCTTTGAAATAGGGTTCAATGGGATATTCCTATTATTCGTTGCACCTCTTGATTTGACGGTCGGACAGCGTTTAAAAAAATGTGTGCTGGAGCTGTTATCCCTGTTCCTTGTCTTAATCTGTATGTGTCTTGTGGTAAGGGTGTACGTCTTTGGCGTCGCATGGGTATCCGATACATTTGAGGGACTGTCCAAGGCAATCTGTCTGTTGGGATTTTCGTGGGGTATGATTGACGCACCGAACATTATCCAAAAGATATTGGGGATTGACGCAGGCTTATCCTCTGGATTCAAAACGATGGCAAGCGTCTATTACGCTTCTAGAACCGCATGGGGAGCCGCAAAAGGGGCTGCTTCCGTTGCGAAAAAGGCAGCTGGAGCAGGTACTGCCGCTATGGGATATACGGCTGGTACGGCGAAAGGAATCTATGATTTTGCTGGTCAGAAACAATCAAAGAAGGCTTCCCATCAGGAAACAACGGAACAGAAAGGAAAAATGTCCGGTCAAAACATAGAGGATGGCAAACAAGCAACCAAGGATCAGGAAACACCTGTAAAGGAAAAAGGAGCACAAAATCAGCAGGCACAGAATCAAAGGGAAACCATACCAGACAAACCCCAAACAGACAGACAATCCGAACCGAAAATAAATGCATCATCAGAGGATACACAGGCAAAACCAAATATCCCAACTCCTGATATGGATTCTAAGAATCATAAAGACGGACAGAAAGAGCAAGAGAAACATCAGCCTGTTCAGCAGGATGTTGCGCAGGCAAAAGAACCATCACAGAAAAAGGATAACCGGGACTACACCACGACTTTGGGAGATGTGGTCAAAAGCAAGCTGCCAAGCGGTCACAGGATTGGTCAGGCTTACGATGTGGGGCGCAATACTGCATTGCAGGGGCTACAAAAGATAGACGGCTATGTGCAGAAACAAAATTCTGGTGAAACCCCATCGCTTAAACCGGAAAGCAAGGTTGTGGATCATCCGCCAGAATCAACAGAGATACACAAGAAACGGAGAAAAAATCATGACAAGGATTAA
- a CDS encoding DUF5592 family protein: MTRINRNFSHIVPREIESDMRFVKFLSLRDLMVIVCLVMVSNNFMGMVHPKLQLLYFLFTILAGLFLVMPAYKDNAGKKNVEVMFLILLKKRIVYDSIDDPIEEEREGIYFDETKNE; encoded by the coding sequence ATGACAAGGATTAACCGGAACTTTTCCCACATCGTACCCCGTGAAATAGAAAGCGACATGCGGTTTGTCAAATTCCTGTCCTTACGGGATTTGATGGTCATCGTATGTTTGGTTATGGTATCCAACAACTTTATGGGAATGGTACATCCCAAACTACAACTTTTGTATTTCCTATTCACCATTCTTGCGGGGTTGTTTCTGGTCATGCCAGCATACAAGGACAATGCGGGGAAAAAGAATGTTGAAGTGATGTTTCTGATCCTTTTGAAAAAGAGAATCGTCTATGATTCCATTGACGACCCTATTGAAGAAGAACGGGAGGGAATCTATTTCGATGAAACAAAAAACGAATAA
- a CDS encoding FprA family A-type flavoprotein — MKDTRITDTVVYIGVDDKTIDLFESQYVVPNGISYNSYVILDEKVVVMDTVDARATEEWFKNLENALNGRTVDYLVVSHMEPDHAANIQALAERYPNMQVVGNAKTFQLLSQFFSIDISSRAITVKEGDTLNVGSHTLQFFMAPMVHWPEVMVTYEQSEKILFSADGFGKFGTLDTEEDWDCEARRYYFNIVGKYGMQVQALLKKAARLDIQMICPLHGPILKENLAHYLNKYDIWSSYRPEDEGIFIAYASIHGNTAKAIKKFAEMLKEKGAPKVSLCDLTRDDMAEAVEDAFRYDRLVLAACSYDGGVFPCMEEFLHHLKAKNYQNRKVALIENGSWAPSAGKVMRSLLEGMKNITIYDEFVSIRSTLKEDSTAAMEALADALVK, encoded by the coding sequence ATGAAAGATACACGAATCACTGACACTGTAGTTTATATCGGAGTAGATGATAAAACCATTGACTTATTTGAAAGCCAATATGTTGTGCCAAATGGTATCTCCTATAATTCCTATGTAATTTTGGATGAAAAAGTTGTAGTGATGGATACTGTTGATGCGCGTGCTACAGAAGAATGGTTCAAAAACCTGGAAAATGCTTTAAATGGACGGACAGTTGATTATTTGGTGGTTTCCCATATGGAACCAGATCACGCTGCGAATATTCAGGCGTTAGCAGAACGTTACCCTAATATGCAAGTAGTGGGAAATGCAAAAACATTCCAATTGTTATCTCAGTTTTTTTCTATTGATATTTCTTCACGTGCGATTACAGTAAAAGAAGGAGATACCTTAAACGTAGGTTCCCATACATTGCAGTTCTTCATGGCACCTATGGTTCATTGGCCAGAAGTAATGGTAACTTATGAACAATCCGAAAAAATCTTGTTTTCCGCAGATGGTTTCGGAAAATTTGGGACGTTGGATACAGAGGAAGATTGGGATTGTGAAGCACGCCGTTATTACTTCAATATTGTAGGAAAATATGGCATGCAAGTACAGGCTCTGCTGAAGAAAGCAGCTAGATTGGATATTCAAATGATCTGCCCATTACATGGTCCTATTTTAAAAGAGAATTTAGCCCATTACTTAAATAAATATGATATTTGGAGCAGCTACCGTCCAGAAGACGAAGGTATTTTTATTGCATATGCTTCGATCCATGGCAATACCGCAAAAGCAATTAAAAAATTCGCTGAAATGTTAAAAGAAAAAGGTGCTCCAAAAGTATCCTTGTGCGATTTAACCCGTGATGATATGGCAGAAGCAGTAGAAGATGCTTTCCGTTATGATCGCTTGGTATTGGCGGCATGCTCTTATGATGGAGGAGTGTTCCCTTGTATGGAAGAATTCTTACACCACCTCAAAGCAAAAAATTATCAAAACCGTAAAGTTGCCCTGATTGAAAATGGTTCTTGGGCCCCTTCCGCTGGTAAGGTTATGCGTTCTTTACTGGAAGGGATGAAAAATATTACGATTTATGATGAATTTGTTAGTATCCGTTCTACCTTAAAAGAGGATTCTACTGCGGCAATGGAAGCTTTAGCGGATGCTCTGGTAAAATAG
- a CDS encoding MarR family winged helix-turn-helix transcriptional regulator translates to MKELNWIQMSDYMHTLQEFTRLAVLKQTELTTASAGEMDLLSRIYLLKSPVTPLQLSQQMKMKKSSISRIIHHLLEKELIIKQKNELDGRSYHLILTQKGQEQLKQHYEQFLTPIYLLYRKMGQEQFLEFIKNIQTATCLLQE, encoded by the coding sequence ATGAAAGAATTAAATTGGATTCAAATGTCGGATTATATGCACACCTTACAGGAGTTTACCCGCTTGGCTGTTTTAAAACAAACGGAATTAACCACCGCATCTGCTGGAGAAATGGATTTATTATCCCGGATTTATCTGCTAAAGTCCCCTGTAACTCCCTTACAGTTAAGCCAGCAGATGAAAATGAAAAAATCTTCAATCAGTCGTATTATCCATCATTTGCTGGAAAAAGAACTTATTATAAAACAAAAAAATGAGTTGGATGGTCGTAGTTATCATCTTATCCTTACACAAAAAGGCCAAGAGCAGTTAAAGCAACATTATGAGCAATTCTTAACCCCTATCTATTTACTGTATCGAAAAATGGGACAAGAACAGTTTTTAGAATTTATTAAAAATATACAAACCGCAACTTGTTTGCTACAAGAATAA
- a CDS encoding FUSC family protein has translation MTFYQLLQLDPLPFKKLIQEANSRQEKRRYIFAFILKNILVVLFAIVFIGGANLIFGNENSSVAVVVFCILLMVRFVDFGYEIKSSLFSLFLVFFILTVGPILANSANPYWKLLIHMISISLLMVLTCLRPSYGNQSIYVFGYLLIQNYPVTGQLLQMRCLEIGIGFVLCGIIFYCKHHKKHYETHLGNVFKNFSLFDPTYQWQIKVALGVSLAMFIGDLVHVPRTMWIGFAALAVLQIDPKSVKQRLKLRAPSAIVGSLVFGVICTIFPQILSMLGPISGLLMGFCATYQWKNAFNCFGALLVASSIFGLWNSIFLRILLNIFGSYFAFGFHLLYDKIMMLFSQTRKNQLISQ, from the coding sequence ATGACATTTTATCAGCTATTACAGTTGGATCCACTTCCATTTAAAAAATTAATACAGGAAGCGAATAGTCGTCAGGAAAAAAGACGTTATATTTTTGCTTTTATTTTAAAGAATATTTTGGTTGTGCTATTTGCCATTGTGTTTATTGGAGGGGCCAACCTTATTTTTGGAAACGAAAATAGCTCTGTTGCAGTTGTTGTTTTTTGTATTTTATTGATGGTGCGATTTGTAGATTTTGGCTATGAAATCAAGTCTTCTTTATTTTCCTTATTTCTTGTATTTTTTATTTTGACAGTTGGTCCAATTCTAGCAAACAGTGCAAATCCATATTGGAAACTATTGATTCATATGATATCCATTTCCTTATTAATGGTTTTAACTTGTTTGCGTCCATCCTACGGCAACCAGTCCATTTATGTTTTTGGATATTTGCTCATCCAAAATTATCCTGTAACCGGACAACTACTACAAATGCGCTGTCTTGAAATAGGAATTGGATTCGTTTTATGTGGGATTATATTTTATTGTAAACACCATAAAAAGCATTACGAAACCCATTTAGGCAATGTTTTTAAAAACTTTTCTCTATTTGATCCTACCTATCAATGGCAAATAAAAGTAGCACTTGGTGTATCCCTAGCAATGTTTATAGGAGATCTTGTCCATGTTCCTAGAACAATGTGGATCGGTTTTGCCGCATTAGCAGTTTTACAAATAGACCCTAAAAGTGTAAAACAACGATTAAAATTACGAGCACCTTCTGCGATTGTGGGAAGCCTTGTATTTGGGGTAATCTGTACTATTTTTCCACAAATCCTATCGATGCTGGGACCAATATCAGGGCTATTGATGGGATTTTGCGCAACCTATCAATGGAAAAACGCATTCAACTGTTTTGGCGCATTATTAGTTGCATCCAGTATTTTTGGATTATGGAATTCGATTTTTCTTCGTATACTGCTAAATATATTTGGAAGCTATTTTGCATTTGGTTTCCATTTACTCTATGATAAAATTATGATGTTATTTTCACAAACGAGAAAAAATCAATTGATATCCCAATAA
- a CDS encoding sodium ion-translocating decarboxylase subunit beta, protein MEVFLDTLKQLAIDSGFAQLDWKVLIMFVISGVLIYLAIAKQFEPLLLLPIAFGMLLTNLPGIEMFHSEFYQTATIDYGQVLHDGGLLDILYLGVKLGVYPPLIFLGIGCMTDFGPLIANPKSFLLGAAAQGGIFFTFIVAAALPFYTLEEAGAIAIIGGADGPTAIYVAKTLAPHLLGSIAVAAYSYMALVPVIQPPIMKALTTKKERMVVMEQLRPVSKIEKILFPIIVTLIVSLLVPSAGPLMGCLMLGNLMKESGVVERLVKTAQNELMNIITIFLGVTVGATATADVFLTGKTLGIVGLGLAAFCLGTACGVLLGKVMYIVTKGKVNPLIGSAGVSAVPMAARVSQKVGQQANPTNFLLMHAMGPNVAGVIGSAVAAGVLLSVLG, encoded by the coding sequence ATGGAAGTTTTTCTGGATACGCTAAAACAATTGGCGATTGACTCTGGTTTTGCACAGTTGGACTGGAAAGTTTTAATTATGTTTGTCATTTCCGGCGTATTGATTTATCTAGCAATCGCAAAACAGTTTGAGCCATTACTCTTGTTGCCAATTGCTTTTGGTATGTTGTTAACAAATTTGCCTGGCATTGAAATGTTCCATTCTGAATTTTATCAGACTGCAACAATAGATTACGGTCAGGTTTTACACGATGGTGGGCTATTGGATATCTTATATCTAGGGGTTAAGCTAGGAGTATATCCTCCATTAATTTTCCTTGGTATTGGATGTATGACCGACTTTGGTCCTTTAATCGCCAACCCAAAAAGCTTTTTACTGGGTGCAGCTGCTCAGGGTGGTATCTTCTTTACCTTTATCGTCGCAGCAGCACTGCCATTCTATACACTGGAAGAAGCAGGTGCAATCGCTATTATTGGTGGTGCGGATGGTCCTACCGCAATTTATGTTGCGAAAACGTTGGCGCCGCATTTGTTAGGTTCTATTGCAGTAGCAGCTTATTCTTACATGGCTTTAGTACCGGTTATTCAGCCACCAATTATGAAAGCTTTAACTACCAAAAAAGAACGTATGGTAGTGATGGAACAATTACGACCAGTATCCAAAATCGAAAAAATCTTGTTCCCGATTATTGTAACTTTAATTGTTTCTTTGTTAGTTCCTTCCGCAGGTCCATTGATGGGATGCTTGATGTTGGGGAACCTGATGAAGGAAAGTGGCGTTGTAGAACGTTTAGTAAAAACAGCCCAAAATGAGTTAATGAATATTATTACAATCTTCTTGGGCGTTACTGTTGGTGCAACCGCTACAGCAGACGTATTCCTAACAGGTAAAACATTAGGAATTGTAGGCCTTGGATTGGCTGCATTCTGCTTAGGCACTGCATGCGGTGTATTGCTTGGTAAAGTAATGTACATTGTAACCAAAGGTAAAGTTAACCCATTAATCGGTTCTGCTGGTGTATCCGCAGTTCCAATGGCTGCTCGTGTCTCCCAAAAAGTTGGTCAACAAGCAAATCCAACCAACTTCTTGTTAATGCACGCGATGGGTCCAAACGTTGCAGGTGTAATTGGTTCTGCCGTTGCAGCTGGTGTATTGTTAAGTGTACTTGGATAA
- a CDS encoding OadG family transporter subunit has translation MDWGTIIAITVTGLVVVFLGLILLIIAISIMGAIMKATNKKIDKPSQTAPKPPVKPIVPAKPAAPVVQAGISGETVAAISAAVACAMDTDQPVAIKSIRKADTVTNRSVWRLAGITENTRPF, from the coding sequence ATGGATTGGGGAACCATTATCGCGATTACCGTTACTGGATTGGTTGTAGTATTTTTGGGTCTGATTTTGTTGATTATTGCAATCTCTATTATGGGTGCGATTATGAAAGCAACTAATAAAAAGATTGATAAGCCATCTCAAACTGCACCAAAACCACCGGTAAAACCAATTGTTCCAGCAAAACCAGCAGCCCCTGTAGTACAAGCTGGTATTTCCGGGGAAACAGTTGCTGCTATTTCTGCTGCTGTAGCATGTGCTATGGATACAGACCAGCCTGTGGCAATTAAAAGTATCCGTAAAGCAGATACAGTAACCAACCGCTCTGTATGGCGTTTGGCAGGTATCACTGAAAATACAAGACCTTTTTAA
- a CDS encoding HAD family hydrolase, translating to MIIIKKLVIFDMDGTLNQTERYAVEAFHKVFDDMGIHGVTDQQIIDQFGAISKDVLTLFLGKTPTEEQYQFYRNKLCEYEDELMLQYGAPYPGVPEMLDRLHQAGYTIAVCSNASLHHIEHVSHAIGITEKIDLMQPRIQSNPKSVSLKYLLDQEQPDWACMVGDRIFDLEAAKANHIPFVGCLYGFGPNELSKADIVVEHASEIAQAIEQLQQ from the coding sequence GTGATTATTATAAAAAAGCTTGTCATTTTTGATATGGATGGTACGTTAAATCAAACAGAACGATACGCAGTAGAGGCCTTCCATAAAGTGTTTGATGATATGGGAATACACGGAGTTACAGACCAACAAATTATTGACCAATTTGGGGCAATCTCCAAAGATGTATTAACACTGTTTTTAGGTAAAACGCCAACAGAAGAACAATATCAATTTTACCGCAACAAACTATGCGAATATGAAGATGAATTGATGTTACAATATGGCGCTCCTTATCCAGGTGTTCCAGAGATGCTAGACCGTTTACACCAGGCAGGCTATACAATCGCAGTGTGTTCCAACGCTTCTTTACATCATATTGAACATGTATCCCATGCAATTGGCATTACAGAAAAAATAGACCTGATGCAGCCAAGAATTCAATCCAATCCAAAATCTGTTTCATTAAAATACTTACTGGATCAGGAACAGCCTGATTGGGCTTGTATGGTCGGTGACCGTATTTTTGATTTAGAAGCAGCAAAAGCGAACCATATTCCTTTTGTTGGATGTTTGTATGGATTTGGACCAAATGAACTTTCCAAAGCCGATATTGTTGTAGAACATGCCAGCGAAATTGCCCAGGCAATTGAACAATTACAACAATAA